Proteins encoded by one window of Chryseobacterium aquaeductus:
- a CDS encoding PSP1 domain-containing protein translates to MSCGCKTSGDSAHSCGTKSANGCESVNTCGNSYKLSVFDWLSNVQNPASNRCDYVEVRFKNDRKSFYKNVNNIPLHIGSVVTVESSPGHDVGVVSLTGELVKIQMKKKRFSDEGSFKIYRLANQKDIEVWQEARKKEETVKVDARKISHRLGLEMKITDVEYQGDASKVTFYYTADNRIDFRMLIKELAGTFRTKIDMKQIGFRQEAAKIGGIGSCGRELCCSTWLTDFRSVNTNVARYQQLSINPQKLAGQCGKLKCCLNYELDSYLDALSHFPSSSTMLDTEKGRAFCIKIDVFKKKMWFAYVDSSMAWYDFDIDLVKKMIAQNKKGERILPLEDLKVPDIALPSVDLIQENSVDRFEKKNRGGGFNKNRNPNQNSNQNRPNNNQGPRKDRPERNDRNERPQKTDRPATDKSANSERPRNTNPNAKPNQNPNQRPPKPQQQSQQPKVQVENTEAKVNSDERTQPPKKKFKKKFPPKKDNNV, encoded by the coding sequence ATGAGTTGTGGATGCAAAACATCCGGCGATTCTGCACATTCTTGCGGAACGAAATCCGCGAATGGCTGTGAAAGTGTAAATACCTGTGGTAATAGTTATAAATTAAGTGTTTTCGATTGGTTATCTAACGTACAAAACCCGGCATCTAACCGATGTGATTACGTGGAAGTTAGATTCAAAAATGACAGAAAATCATTTTATAAAAATGTAAACAATATTCCTTTACATATAGGTAGCGTAGTAACAGTAGAATCTAGCCCCGGACATGATGTAGGTGTAGTAAGTCTCACCGGAGAATTAGTGAAAATTCAGATGAAAAAGAAAAGATTTTCTGACGAAGGATCATTCAAAATATACAGATTGGCTAACCAAAAAGATATTGAAGTCTGGCAGGAAGCAAGAAAAAAGGAAGAAACCGTAAAGGTTGATGCCAGAAAAATATCTCACAGACTGGGTCTCGAAATGAAGATCACAGACGTGGAATATCAAGGTGACGCTTCGAAGGTAACATTCTATTATACAGCAGATAATCGGATCGATTTCAGAATGTTGATAAAGGAATTAGCAGGTACCTTCAGAACCAAAATTGATATGAAGCAAATCGGTTTCAGACAAGAAGCCGCAAAAATTGGAGGAATCGGATCTTGTGGAAGAGAATTGTGCTGCTCAACCTGGTTGACAGATTTCAGATCAGTAAACACCAATGTCGCAAGATACCAGCAACTAAGCATCAATCCTCAAAAATTAGCAGGACAATGTGGAAAGTTGAAATGTTGTTTAAATTACGAACTAGATAGTTATCTGGATGCACTAAGCCATTTCCCATCATCATCTACTATGTTGGATACTGAAAAAGGAAGAGCCTTCTGTATTAAAATAGATGTTTTCAAGAAGAAAATGTGGTTCGCTTACGTAGACAGTTCAATGGCTTGGTACGATTTCGATATTGATTTGGTAAAAAAAATGATCGCTCAAAACAAAAAAGGAGAAAGAATTCTTCCGCTTGAAGATCTGAAAGTACCGGATATTGCTTTGCCAAGTGTTGATCTTATTCAGGAAAACAGTGTAGACCGTTTTGAGAAGAAAAACAGAGGAGGAGGTTTCAATAAAAACAGAAATCCGAACCAAAACTCAAATCAAAACAGACCGAATAACAATCAGGGGCCAAGAAAAGATCGTCCGGAAAGGAATGACAGAAACGAAAGACCGCAAAAAACGGATCGTCCTGCCACAGATAAGTCTGCAAATTCTGAAAGACCAAGGAATACAAATCCTAACGCAAAACCAAATCAGAACCCGAATCAAAGACCGCCAAAGCCACAACAACAGTCGCAGCAGCCAAAAGTTCAGGTAGAAAATACAGAGGCAAAAGTAAATTCGGATGAAAGAACGCAACCTCCAAAAAAGAAATTTAAAAAGAAATTTCCTCCCAAAAAAGATAATAATGTATAG
- a CDS encoding gliding motility lipoprotein GldH, producing the protein MYRILGSLMLIFLVGCGTSGEDVIMNPINNKWSKKAEQKFKLEITDPQNPKNIIFVVRNNNEYPYSNIRFIVNFINPKSKIAKVDTLNYILAKPNGEWLGTGFGETKETLFQYKTNYKFPEKGTYEIGVLQAMRNDNLPGIEDLGIKVETAKP; encoded by the coding sequence ATGTATAGAATTTTAGGGTCATTAATGCTTATTTTTCTTGTAGGATGCGGCACTTCGGGAGAAGATGTCATCATGAATCCTATCAATAATAAATGGAGCAAAAAAGCCGAACAGAAATTTAAACTAGAAATTACAGATCCGCAAAATCCTAAAAATATTATATTTGTTGTAAGAAATAATAATGAATATCCTTACAGCAATATTAGATTTATTGTTAATTTTATAAACCCAAAAAGTAAAATTGCTAAAGTGGATACCCTAAATTACATTTTGGCAAAACCAAATGGTGAATGGCTGGGTACAGGATTTGGAGAAACAAAGGAAACTTTATTTCAATATAAAACAAATTATAAATTTCCGGAAAAAGGAACCTATGAAATTGGGGTTTTACAGGCAATGCGAAATGACAATCTTCCGGGAATTGAAGACTTAGGTATAAAAGTAGAAACGGCTAAACCGTAA
- a CDS encoding transglycosylase domain-containing protein, whose translation MNENTQNTGNKGKTFPLPPKKNSKNTAWRRWVKFIWVGFIAVVLGISGLFFAVSQGFLGDMPDVKELENPDIYVASQIISSDGIVLGKFEKEKTQPVTYQELPPHLIYALQAKEDERFKEHSGIDLKSILRAVRFGGERGGGSTITQQLAKLLFTGAASQNKVKRAIQKLKEWVVAVSLEKRYTKEEIITQYFNKFDFLFNANGVEMASRVYFNKKTSELTLPEAATFVAMLENPRKNNPYRYPERAKERRDVVLKQMLETGYIDSTTYEKAISTSISVDFHPIENINDNHSAYFKFYLKKEIDKYVVDYEKETGKQLNLYKDGLKIYVTLDSKMQQYAEEAIKEHLTDLQKRFDAEQRGRKNRPFYLISDKQANDIMMQAVRRTGRYKLLKADNVPEDSIMMEFHKPIKTSRFTWAGEEEVEMSPWDSIRYHKQIAQAGLMSVVPGTGEIKAWVGGIDWQHFQYDHIKQGKRQVGSTFKPFVYATAIMKLGLTPCSTISNASFNKGSYHVPGRGGMLTLKDALAHSQNPVALRLAEMSGTQSVIQTARDLGVTEEISTSLPMALGSSDITIYEMVGAYSTFANYGNYNKPEMIWRIEDANGRVIKEVNAEPKEVMNPNYAYTMIELMKGVAQFGTASGELGRKGISKDVEIAGKTGTTQNNSDGWFMGITPKLATGAWVGWEDRATHFWGTGEGQGAKMALPIWAIYMKKVWADKSLKISPEDKFVKPGDWKDGCTNLQGLSGGYGDDGGLQTIDQIKNPKPADPTPKNNSGKKEDNINENLNSSEEIDFNK comes from the coding sequence ATGAACGAAAACACACAAAATACAGGAAATAAGGGAAAAACTTTCCCACTTCCTCCTAAAAAAAACAGTAAAAATACAGCATGGAGAAGATGGGTCAAATTCATTTGGGTCGGCTTTATTGCAGTAGTTTTGGGAATTTCCGGACTTTTCTTCGCTGTTTCTCAAGGATTTCTTGGGGATATGCCAGACGTAAAAGAACTTGAAAATCCCGATATTTACGTAGCATCACAGATTATTTCTTCTGATGGAATTGTTTTAGGCAAATTTGAGAAAGAAAAAACTCAGCCTGTAACTTATCAGGAGCTTCCTCCTCATCTTATTTATGCACTTCAGGCTAAGGAAGATGAGCGCTTTAAAGAACATTCGGGAATTGATTTAAAGTCAATTTTAAGAGCGGTGAGATTTGGAGGTGAAAGAGGCGGAGGTTCTACTATTACTCAGCAGCTTGCAAAGCTATTGTTTACCGGTGCCGCTTCGCAGAATAAGGTAAAGCGAGCAATACAGAAACTTAAAGAATGGGTAGTAGCCGTAAGTTTGGAAAAAAGATACACTAAGGAAGAAATTATTACCCAATACTTCAACAAGTTCGATTTCCTTTTCAATGCAAATGGCGTTGAAATGGCTTCAAGAGTTTACTTTAATAAAAAAACATCGGAGCTTACATTACCTGAGGCAGCTACCTTTGTTGCGATGCTGGAAAATCCTAGGAAAAACAATCCTTACAGATACCCAGAAAGAGCAAAAGAAAGAAGAGATGTTGTTTTAAAACAAATGCTTGAAACCGGATACATTGATAGTACTACTTACGAAAAAGCAATTTCCACATCAATAAGTGTAGATTTTCATCCAATAGAAAATATTAATGATAACCATTCTGCCTATTTTAAGTTTTACTTGAAGAAAGAAATCGACAAATATGTGGTTGATTATGAGAAGGAAACAGGAAAACAACTGAATCTTTATAAAGACGGTTTAAAAATTTATGTTACTCTTGATTCTAAAATGCAACAATATGCTGAGGAAGCAATCAAAGAACATCTTACTGATCTTCAGAAGAGATTTGATGCTGAACAAAGAGGCAGGAAAAACAGACCTTTTTATTTAATTTCTGACAAGCAGGCGAACGATATCATGATGCAGGCTGTCAGAAGAACAGGACGTTACAAATTATTAAAGGCCGACAATGTACCTGAGGATTCTATTATGATGGAATTCCATAAACCAATAAAAACCTCTCGTTTCACATGGGCAGGCGAAGAAGAAGTAGAAATGTCACCTTGGGACTCTATCAGATATCACAAACAGATTGCACAGGCAGGTTTAATGTCAGTAGTTCCAGGAACCGGTGAAATTAAAGCTTGGGTAGGAGGTATAGACTGGCAACATTTCCAATACGATCACATTAAACAAGGAAAAAGACAGGTAGGCTCTACATTTAAACCCTTCGTTTATGCTACGGCTATTATGAAATTAGGTTTAACGCCTTGTTCTACCATATCAAACGCTAGCTTCAACAAAGGAAGTTATCATGTTCCGGGCAGAGGAGGAATGCTAACATTAAAAGATGCTTTAGCCCATTCTCAAAACCCTGTGGCGCTAAGACTTGCTGAAATGTCCGGCACTCAGAGTGTCATTCAGACTGCAAGAGATTTGGGTGTAACTGAAGAAATATCTACAAGTTTGCCGATGGCCTTAGGTTCTTCTGACATTACAATTTATGAAATGGTAGGTGCTTACAGCACTTTTGCTAACTATGGCAACTACAATAAACCGGAAATGATCTGGAGAATTGAAGATGCCAACGGAAGAGTGATCAAAGAAGTAAATGCAGAGCCGAAAGAGGTGATGAACCCTAATTATGCATACACAATGATCGAACTGATGAAAGGCGTAGCGCAGTTTGGTACTGCTTCGGGAGAACTTGGAAGAAAAGGTATTTCTAAAGATGTGGAAATCGCCGGCAAAACGGGTACTACACAGAATAATTCAGACGGTTGGTTTATGGGAATTACTCCAAAATTAGCAACTGGAGCCTGGGTAGGATGGGAAGACAGAGCAACCCACTTTTGGGGAACTGGTGAAGGACAAGGAGCAAAAATGGCATTGCCGATTTGGGCAATTTACATGAAGAAAGTTTGGGCAGACAAATCGCTTAAGATATCTCCAGAAGATAAATTTGTAAAACCAGGTGATTGGAAAGACGGCTGTACAAACCTCCAAGGATTGAGCGGCGGATACGGTGATGATGGAGGATTGCAGACTATTGATCAAATCAAGAATCCAAAACCGGCAGATCCTACTCCAAAAAACAATTCTGGTAAAAAAGAAGACAACATCAATGAAAATCTGAATTCCAGTGAGGAAATAGATTTTAATAAATAA
- a CDS encoding protein adenylyltransferase SelO, giving the protein MNIKNIKQPFIEIFPGDFSKNPAQRNTPKVLFSTINPVGYDEPKLIAFNEKLSEEIGLGKLNETDIDFLVGNNLPENIKTYSTAYAGHQFGNWAGQLGDGRAILAGEIENESGQKTEIQWKGAGATPYSRHADGRAVLRSSVREYLMSEAMYHLGVPTTRALSLSFTGEKVVRDMMYSGNPQEEKGAVVVRTAESFLRFGHFELMSAQKEIDTLQKLADFTIKNYFPEITSEGEQKYKDFFQSVCTKTADLMVEWFRVGFVHGVMNTDNMSILGLTIDYGPFSMMDEYDLNFTPNTTDLPGRRYAFGKQGQISQWNLWQLANSFFPLIKDEKFLEDTLNWYGTYFWEAHDKMLCRKFGFDELKENDEEFFSNWQGLMQELQLDYTLFFNLLQKLDKISDLKTYFQKISYKILDEIKIIKVEDFIEQYHVRLSKNTISKEESLNLMKKTNPKFLLRNYLLFECIEEINEGKTEMLEKLTKALENPYDEIFPEFSVKRPSKYHDISGCSMLSCSS; this is encoded by the coding sequence ATGAATATCAAGAATATCAAACAACCATTCATAGAAATTTTTCCAGGTGATTTTTCTAAAAATCCCGCTCAAAGAAACACACCAAAAGTCTTATTCTCTACTATTAATCCTGTAGGATATGATGAGCCAAAATTAATTGCTTTCAATGAAAAACTTTCTGAAGAGATTGGTTTAGGAAAATTAAATGAAACTGATATCGATTTCCTGGTGGGAAATAATTTACCTGAAAACATAAAAACGTACTCAACTGCCTACGCCGGACATCAGTTTGGAAATTGGGCAGGACAGCTAGGTGACGGCAGAGCCATCCTTGCGGGAGAAATAGAAAACGAAAGCGGGCAGAAAACAGAAATCCAGTGGAAAGGCGCAGGAGCAACTCCATATTCCAGACACGCAGATGGAAGAGCCGTTCTAAGATCTTCCGTCAGAGAATATTTGATGAGTGAAGCAATGTACCATTTAGGAGTTCCCACGACTAGAGCTTTAAGTTTAAGCTTTACAGGAGAAAAAGTAGTTCGCGACATGATGTACAGCGGAAATCCTCAAGAAGAAAAAGGTGCCGTAGTAGTAAGAACTGCAGAAAGTTTTTTGCGTTTCGGACATTTTGAATTGATGTCAGCACAAAAGGAAATTGATACTTTACAAAAACTTGCAGATTTTACAATTAAAAATTATTTCCCTGAAATCACTTCCGAAGGCGAACAAAAATATAAAGATTTCTTTCAATCAGTTTGCACAAAAACTGCGGATCTCATGGTTGAATGGTTCAGAGTAGGTTTTGTACATGGAGTAATGAATACGGATAACATGTCTATTTTGGGTTTGACGATTGACTATGGACCGTTTTCGATGATGGATGAATATGATTTGAATTTCACACCCAACACAACAGATCTTCCTGGCAGAAGATATGCTTTTGGGAAACAAGGTCAGATTTCACAATGGAATCTCTGGCAACTCGCCAATTCCTTTTTCCCATTAATTAAAGATGAAAAGTTCCTTGAAGACACATTGAATTGGTACGGAACCTATTTTTGGGAAGCTCACGATAAAATGCTTTGCAGAAAATTTGGCTTTGATGAATTGAAAGAAAATGATGAAGAATTTTTCAGCAACTGGCAAGGTTTGATGCAGGAACTTCAACTCGACTACACTCTGTTTTTCAATTTATTGCAAAAATTAGATAAGATTTCTGATTTAAAAACTTATTTTCAAAAAATATCTTACAAGATTTTAGATGAAATTAAAATAATTAAAGTTGAAGATTTTATCGAACAATATCATGTAAGACTTTCAAAAAACACAATTTCAAAAGAAGAATCTTTGAATTTAATGAAGAAAACAAATCCCAAATTTCTTCTCAGAAACTACCTTTTGTTTGAATGTATTGAAGAAATCAACGAAGGAAAAACTGAAATGCTGGAAAAACTGACCAAAGCTTTAGAAAATCCTTATGATGAAATTTTTCCTGAATTTTCAGTAAAAAGGCCTTCAAAGTATCATGACATCAGTGGATGTTCCATGCTTTCATGTAGTTCGTGA
- a CDS encoding T9SS type A sorting domain-containing protein, whose translation MKKLLLALGILYCFSISAQTLLSENFEAATFPSTWTRTTLVTSRPWDLSTVNFSGTTPQAIALRDNFTITGTNSATLDWIASANTANLTSPSFSLVGAASPSLKFNVVVGWSYMINQDLGDLVAQISTDGGLTWTTLWDEDTETGFTNDSDTNPDTDLYNTVAVQKSLVPYIGQANVRIRFQYTATNADAVAIDDVQVLAATLATDEVSRSITSIYPNPTKGEINIKSDKKIKSSEILDFTGKSILKSSSAKADISSLHKGNYIMQVEFTDGTSISEKIIKE comes from the coding sequence ATGAAAAAACTTTTACTTGCTTTAGGGATATTATATTGTTTTTCGATTAGCGCACAGACACTATTATCAGAAAACTTTGAAGCTGCCACCTTCCCTTCAACATGGACAAGAACTACACTTGTGACATCCAGACCTTGGGATTTGTCAACTGTTAATTTTTCAGGAACTACCCCTCAAGCTATTGCATTGAGAGATAATTTTACTATTACAGGAACTAATTCAGCAACGCTAGACTGGATAGCTTCCGCAAATACTGCTAACTTAACTAGTCCTTCTTTTAGTTTAGTTGGTGCAGCTAGTCCAAGTCTGAAATTCAATGTTGTTGTGGGATGGTCATATATGATTAATCAGGATTTGGGAGATTTGGTTGCTCAAATCTCAACAGACGGTGGTTTGACATGGACTACGCTTTGGGATGAGGATACCGAAACGGGATTTACCAATGATAGTGATACAAATCCCGACACTGATCTTTACAATACAGTTGCAGTACAAAAAAGCTTAGTTCCTTATATCGGACAAGCTAATGTTCGTATTAGATTTCAATACACAGCTACTAACGCTGATGCAGTTGCTATAGATGACGTGCAAGTTTTAGCAGCAACTCTGGCAACAGATGAAGTTTCGAGATCAATAACAAGCATTTATCCTAACCCGACAAAAGGAGAAATCAATATCAAATCTGATAAGAAAATAAAATCATCTGAAATTTTAGATTTCACTGGAAAATCAATACTGAAATCTTCATCGGCTAAGGCAGACATTTCTTCATTGCATAAAGGAAATTATATTATGCAGGTAGAATTCACAGACGGAACTTCTATTTCTGAAAAAATAATTAAAGAATAG
- a CDS encoding T9SS type A sorting domain-containing protein, with the protein MKCKFLILFCLGFLSHLNSQILQQENFDALNAGSIVAQLGMGVEPYQIDNGANGDYVVEASGSGKNLKILCDATNDTSRRLWKDGLDNAWATRTAGNNIIQIEYDYFTGPVSTSNNAGGIELYNDTSEFLLGGLSMQHSNKTLSGIYTTTTGTIGFTDLGTGIPAASVVLPANSWVRLGFAYNTLNGTVTYKGPGFYKTITGTAVKVPFQFNYVAQDILGTNNASSEHLFDNVIVKAVAAETLLLSTNESTPSADYDISIYPSPATDFINVKSKYKITNIYIYDMSGIRMDAEMNNNKVNVQNLKPGIYLIGLKTDKGLITRKFSKR; encoded by the coding sequence ATGAAATGTAAATTCCTCATTCTATTTTGTTTAGGCTTCTTAAGTCATTTAAACTCACAGATTTTACAACAAGAAAATTTTGATGCGCTTAATGCTGGTAGTATTGTTGCACAGCTAGGCATGGGTGTAGAACCTTATCAAATTGATAATGGTGCAAACGGTGATTATGTGGTTGAGGCATCTGGTTCTGGTAAAAATTTAAAAATTTTATGTGATGCCACAAATGATACGTCTCGACGCCTTTGGAAAGACGGTCTTGATAATGCATGGGCAACGAGAACAGCAGGCAATAATATTATTCAGATAGAATATGATTATTTTACAGGGCCAGTTTCAACAAGTAATAATGCTGGAGGGATTGAACTCTATAATGATACTTCTGAATTTCTTTTAGGTGGCTTAAGTATGCAGCACAGTAATAAAACACTATCAGGTATTTACACAACAACAACTGGAACGATTGGTTTTACAGATCTAGGGACAGGAATACCTGCAGCGTCTGTTGTTTTACCTGCTAATAGTTGGGTTAGGCTTGGTTTCGCATATAATACATTAAATGGGACAGTAACGTATAAAGGGCCAGGTTTTTATAAAACAATAACAGGAACAGCGGTGAAGGTACCCTTTCAATTTAATTATGTAGCACAAGACATTCTTGGAACAAATAATGCCTCATCAGAGCATTTATTTGATAATGTAATAGTAAAGGCTGTTGCAGCAGAAACATTGTTATTGTCTACCAATGAATCTACGCCTTCTGCTGATTATGATATTTCTATCTATCCGAGTCCGGCAACAGATTTCATTAATGTGAAGAGTAAATATAAAATCACCAATATCTATATCTATGATATGTCCGGAATAAGAATGGATGCAGAAATGAATAATAACAAGGTGAATGTACAAAACTTAAAACCAGGAATTTACCTGATTGGACTTAAAACGGATAAAGGTTTAATAACCAGAAAATTCAGTAAAAGATAA
- a CDS encoding DUF6080 domain-containing protein gives MLTFRQKFVNFLKLLFPSTFIELGIFVFFLLVYGILGSYIALNFRIIFDSRIPWDAYFSFDNKAIIMTGGSFERHPLSYYFFNWMRDTVLLFTDGKTDVNFRLILAWLSNLTISLSLVQIYKYLNNIIRLPLLLSLLIVFFFSLFSTNILLSFTPETYTYTLFLLVLFNYYTAIKFNKNGKIAGSALVLAGVTIGGLTVTNIVKIFIPIIFENGLFKSWKKFGNAAFRVILACAVFVLLYLNRIDFKYQNILSKSGEQYEKFSNVKSTPIWDMIYSYFFGGNILFPSFFIREKHNMEGFYFKAIFMETYSTAFAYIFIGLVLGLVLWSYCKNFKNKLVQILMISFLVDITIHCIFRFGLHTSYIYGGHFIFIYPLLLGWLFFAYSNSPKTLSFLTMTTVVLTIYLLLNNYHRMIDFFEFLNTYYQ, from the coding sequence GTGTTAACATTCAGACAAAAATTTGTAAATTTCTTAAAGCTGCTTTTTCCATCTACATTCATAGAGTTGGGAATTTTCGTATTCTTTTTATTGGTTTACGGAATTCTAGGCTCATATATTGCGCTGAATTTCAGAATCATTTTCGACAGCAGAATCCCATGGGATGCATATTTTAGTTTTGATAACAAAGCCATCATTATGACTGGCGGAAGTTTTGAAAGACATCCTCTGTCATACTACTTTTTCAACTGGATGCGAGATACTGTTTTGCTTTTTACTGATGGAAAAACGGATGTTAATTTTAGACTGATTTTAGCTTGGTTGAGCAATCTCACAATAAGTTTAAGTCTGGTTCAGATTTATAAATATTTGAACAATATAATCAGACTTCCTTTACTTTTAAGTTTATTAATTGTCTTCTTTTTCAGTTTATTTTCAACAAATATTCTTCTTTCTTTTACGCCGGAAACATATACCTACACGTTGTTTCTATTAGTTTTATTTAATTATTATACTGCCATCAAATTTAACAAAAACGGAAAAATTGCCGGTTCTGCATTAGTGCTTGCGGGAGTGACAATTGGAGGATTGACGGTGACGAATATTGTAAAAATTTTTATCCCCATAATTTTTGAGAACGGTTTATTTAAAAGCTGGAAAAAATTCGGAAATGCTGCATTCAGAGTCATTCTTGCTTGTGCTGTTTTTGTTCTTTTATACTTAAATCGAATTGATTTTAAATATCAAAACATCCTTTCAAAATCCGGCGAACAGTACGAAAAGTTCTCGAATGTAAAATCAACTCCCATTTGGGACATGATCTACTCTTACTTTTTTGGTGGAAACATTCTTTTCCCAAGTTTTTTTATTCGTGAAAAACATAATATGGAAGGTTTCTACTTCAAAGCCATTTTCATGGAAACCTACTCTACCGCCTTCGCCTATATTTTTATTGGACTTGTATTAGGGCTTGTATTGTGGAGTTATTGCAAAAATTTCAAAAATAAACTCGTTCAAATCCTTATGATTTCCTTTTTGGTAGACATTACGATACATTGTATCTTCAGATTTGGACTTCATACTTCTTACATTTATGGTGGTCATTTTATTTTTATCTATCCGCTATTATTGGGTTGGCTGTTTTTTGCGTACAGTAATTCACCAAAAACACTTTCTTTTCTTACAATGACGACAGTTGTTTTAACTATTTATCTGCTACTCAACAATTACCATAGAATGATAGATTTTTTTGAATTTCTAAACACGTATTACCAATAA
- a CDS encoding SPOR domain-containing protein, giving the protein MRNFIKIFLMLSVFGFYTVDAQQVVKRDTLSGTELVVTMDSRVNDAMTGLEEKCARVAVNNSSADYDIPARPAKIFVPSRELTNAEVCRKNPRILGFKIQITVVKSNEEANEVKAYFRKRFPNLKVETDASLRPNYKILAGSYFTKQSAAADLSRVREYFKSAVAVQYRIFCAEAK; this is encoded by the coding sequence ATGAGAAATTTTATCAAAATATTTTTAATGCTTTCCGTCTTTGGTTTTTATACCGTTGATGCCCAACAGGTTGTAAAGAGAGATACTTTGTCAGGAACAGAGCTGGTTGTGACGATGGATTCACGTGTGAATGATGCAATGACTGGTCTTGAAGAAAAATGTGCAAGAGTAGCTGTGAATAATTCTTCTGCAGATTATGACATTCCTGCAAGACCGGCAAAGATTTTTGTACCAAGCAGAGAGCTTACAAATGCAGAAGTATGCAGAAAAAACCCTCGTATCTTAGGTTTTAAAATCCAGATTACAGTTGTGAAAAGTAATGAAGAAGCAAATGAAGTGAAAGCATATTTCCGAAAAAGATTTCCGAATCTGAAAGTTGAGACGGATGCTTCTCTGAGACCAAATTATAAGATTTTAGCAGGAAGTTATTTCACAAAACAAAGCGCAGCCGCAGATCTTTCCAGAGTGAGAGAATATTTTAAATCTGCTGTTGCTGTACAATACAGAATCTTTTGCGCTGAAGCAAAATAG